One genomic segment of Pogoniulus pusillus isolate bPogPus1 chromosome 21, bPogPus1.pri, whole genome shotgun sequence includes these proteins:
- the LOC135184890 gene encoding leukocyte elastase inhibitor-like — protein sequence MENLSNANSRFALDLFRRFNETNPTGNLFYSPLSVSAALAMVLLGAKGNTESQMLKTLHFDKVEDVHSRFRTLTMDVNRSNAPYLLRLANRLFGEKTYSFLPDFLTNTQKLYGADLATVDFGRACDEARTEINQWVEEKTEGKIPDLLSEGSVSSMTKLVLVNAIYFKGNWAEKFAEADTTDKPFRLNKNERKTVKMMYQKKKFHFAYIPEVKIRVLELPYEEEELSMIILLPDDIEDDSTGLQKLEKQLTLEKLQEWTCPQRLYSTDVHVHLPKFKLEESYDLGSDLAALGLLDIFESGKADLSGMSGARDLFISKIVHKAFVEVNEEGTEAAAATAGIAMLCMAIEENFNADHPFFFFIRHNPTQSILFFGRCTSP from the exons ATGGAGAACCTGAGTAATGCCAACAGCAGATTTGCACTTGACCTGTTCAGAAGGTTTAATGAGACCAACCCAACAGGAAACCTCTTCTACTCTCCTCTCAGCgtttctgctgctctggccaTGGTCCTTTTAGGGGCCAAAGGTAACACCGAGTCACAGATGCTGAAG aCACTTCATTTTGACAAAGTTGAAGATGTCCATTCAAGATTTCGGACTCTGACGATGGATGTGAACAGAAGCAATGCTCCCTACCTCTTGCGGCTTGCCAATCGGCTTTTTGGAGAGAAGACCTACAGCTTTTTGCCT GATTTCCTGACTAATACTCAGAAATTATACGGTGCTGACTTGGCCACAGTTGATTTTGGTCGGGCTTGTGATGAAGCCAGGACGGAAATTAACCAGTGGGTAGAGGAGAAAACTGAAG GTAAAATCCCTGATCTGCTGTCTGAAGGCTCAGTTAGTAGCATGACCAAGCTCGTACTGGTGAATGCTATTTATTTCAAAGGGAACTGGGCAGAGAAATTTGCAGAAGCTGACACCACTGACAAGCCATTTCGGTTGAATAAG AATGAAAGAAAGACAGTAAAAATGATGTATCAGAAAAAGAAATTCCATTTTGCATACATCCCTGAAGTGAAGATTCGTGTTCTAGAGCTGCCTTACGAGGAAGAAGAACTTAGTATGATCATCTTGTTACCTGATGACATTGAAGATGACTCCACTGGACTGCAGAAG ctggagaagcagcttaCCTTAGAGAAGCTCCAAGAATGGACATGTCCACAGCGTCTGTATTCCACTGATGTTCATGTGCATTTGCCAAAGTTCAAGCTAGAAGAAAGCTATGACCTTGGATCAGATTTAGCAGCTCTGGGCTTGTTGGACATATTTGAGAGTGGCAAGGCTGACTTGTCAGGAATGTCAGGGGCACGTGACCTCTTTATCTCTAAAATCGTCCACAAGGCTTTTGTAGAAGTGAATGAGGAAGGCACAGAAGccgctgctgccactgctggcatTGCTATGCTCTGCATGGCTATAGAAGAGAATTTCAATGCTGAccatcctttctttttctttattcgCCACAACCCAACGCAGAGCATACTCTTCTTTGGCAGGTGCACTTCTCCATAA
- the LOC135184892 gene encoding leukocyte elastase inhibitor-like isoform X1 produces MYFSAVIMENLSNANSRFALDLLRRFNETNPTGNLFYSPLSVSAALAMVLLGAKGNTESQMLKTLHFDKVEDVHSRFRTLTMDVNRSNAPYLLRLASRLFGEKTYSFLPDFLTNTQKLYGADLATVDFGRACDEARKEINQWVEEKTEGKIPDLLSEGSVSSMTKLVLVNAIYFKGNWAEKFAEADTTDKPFRLNKNERKTVKMMYQKKKFHFAYIPEVKIRVLELPYEEEELSMIILLPDDIEDDSTGLQKLEKQLTLEKLQEWTCPQRLYSTDVHVHLPKFKLEESYDLGSDLAALGLLDVFESGKADLSGMSGARDLFISKIVHKAFVEVNEEGTEAAAATAVMCGITMVHMAIEENFNADHPFFFFIRHNPTQSILFFGRCTSP; encoded by the exons ATGTATTTTTCAGCTGTAATCATGGAGAACCTGAGTAATGCCAACAGCAGATTTGCACTTGACCTGCTCAGAAGGTTTAATGAGACCAACCCAACAGGAAACCTCTTCTACTCTCCTCTCAGCgtttctgctgctctggccaTGGTCCTTTTAGGGGCCAAAGGTAACACCGAGTCACAGATGCTGAAG aCACTTCATTTTGACAAAGTTGAAGATGTCCATTCAAGATTTCGGACTCTGACGATGGATGTGAACAGAAGCAATGCTCCCTACCTCCTGCGGCTTGCCAGTCGGCTTTTTGGAGAGAAGACCTACAGCTTTTTGCCT GATTTCCTGACTAATACTCAGAAATTATACGGTGCTGACTTGGCCACAGTTGATTTTGGTCGGGCTTGTGATGAAGCCAGGAAAGAAATTAACCAGTGGGTAGAGGAGAAAACTGAAG GTAAAATCCCTGATCTGCTGTCTGAAGGCTCAGTTAGTAGCATGACCAAGCTCGTACTGGTGAATGCTATTTATTTCAAAGGGAACTGGGCAGAGAAATTTGCAGAAGCTGACACCACTGACAAGCCATTTCGGTTGAATAAG AATGAAAGAAAGACAGTAAAAATGATGTATCAGAAAAAGAAATTCCATTTTGCATACATCCCTGAAGTGAAGATTCGTGTTCTAGAGCTGCCTTACGAGGAAGAAGAACTTAGTATGATCATCTTGTTACCTGATGACATTGAAGATGACTCCACTGGACTGCAGAAG ctggagaagcagcttaCCTTAGAGAAGCTCCAAGAATGGACATGTCCACAGCGTCTGTATTCCACTGATGTTCATGTGCATTTGCCAAAGTTCAAGCTAGAAGAAAGCTATGACCTTGGATCAGATTTAGCAGCTCTGGGCTTGTTGGACGTATTTGAGAGTGGCAAGGCTGACTTGTCAGGAATGTCAGGGGCACGTGACCTCTTTATCTCTAAAATCGTCCACAAGGCTTTTGTAGAAGTGAATGAGGAAGgcacagaagctgcagctgccaccGCTGTCATGTGTGGCATTACTATGGTCCACATGGCTATAGAAGAGAATTTCAATGCTGAccatcctttctttttctttattcgCCACAACCCAACACAGAGCATACTCTTCTTTGGCAGGTGCACTTCTCCATGA
- the LOC135184892 gene encoding leukocyte elastase inhibitor-like isoform X2 — translation MENLSNANSRFALDLLRRFNETNPTGNLFYSPLSVSAALAMVLLGAKGNTESQMLKTLHFDKVEDVHSRFRTLTMDVNRSNAPYLLRLASRLFGEKTYSFLPDFLTNTQKLYGADLATVDFGRACDEARKEINQWVEEKTEGKIPDLLSEGSVSSMTKLVLVNAIYFKGNWAEKFAEADTTDKPFRLNKNERKTVKMMYQKKKFHFAYIPEVKIRVLELPYEEEELSMIILLPDDIEDDSTGLQKLEKQLTLEKLQEWTCPQRLYSTDVHVHLPKFKLEESYDLGSDLAALGLLDVFESGKADLSGMSGARDLFISKIVHKAFVEVNEEGTEAAAATAVMCGITMVHMAIEENFNADHPFFFFIRHNPTQSILFFGRCTSP, via the exons ATGGAGAACCTGAGTAATGCCAACAGCAGATTTGCACTTGACCTGCTCAGAAGGTTTAATGAGACCAACCCAACAGGAAACCTCTTCTACTCTCCTCTCAGCgtttctgctgctctggccaTGGTCCTTTTAGGGGCCAAAGGTAACACCGAGTCACAGATGCTGAAG aCACTTCATTTTGACAAAGTTGAAGATGTCCATTCAAGATTTCGGACTCTGACGATGGATGTGAACAGAAGCAATGCTCCCTACCTCCTGCGGCTTGCCAGTCGGCTTTTTGGAGAGAAGACCTACAGCTTTTTGCCT GATTTCCTGACTAATACTCAGAAATTATACGGTGCTGACTTGGCCACAGTTGATTTTGGTCGGGCTTGTGATGAAGCCAGGAAAGAAATTAACCAGTGGGTAGAGGAGAAAACTGAAG GTAAAATCCCTGATCTGCTGTCTGAAGGCTCAGTTAGTAGCATGACCAAGCTCGTACTGGTGAATGCTATTTATTTCAAAGGGAACTGGGCAGAGAAATTTGCAGAAGCTGACACCACTGACAAGCCATTTCGGTTGAATAAG AATGAAAGAAAGACAGTAAAAATGATGTATCAGAAAAAGAAATTCCATTTTGCATACATCCCTGAAGTGAAGATTCGTGTTCTAGAGCTGCCTTACGAGGAAGAAGAACTTAGTATGATCATCTTGTTACCTGATGACATTGAAGATGACTCCACTGGACTGCAGAAG ctggagaagcagcttaCCTTAGAGAAGCTCCAAGAATGGACATGTCCACAGCGTCTGTATTCCACTGATGTTCATGTGCATTTGCCAAAGTTCAAGCTAGAAGAAAGCTATGACCTTGGATCAGATTTAGCAGCTCTGGGCTTGTTGGACGTATTTGAGAGTGGCAAGGCTGACTTGTCAGGAATGTCAGGGGCACGTGACCTCTTTATCTCTAAAATCGTCCACAAGGCTTTTGTAGAAGTGAATGAGGAAGgcacagaagctgcagctgccaccGCTGTCATGTGTGGCATTACTATGGTCCACATGGCTATAGAAGAGAATTTCAATGCTGAccatcctttctttttctttattcgCCACAACCCAACACAGAGCATACTCTTCTTTGGCAGGTGCACTTCTCCATGA